TATTTCCAATCTTAAAATCTGCTATACCGCTTTGCTTATCCCCTAAAAACTCTCCAGCACCTCTAAGCTCTAAATCTTTTTCAGCTATTTTAAATCCGTCAGTAGTTTCGCATATAACATTAATTCTTTCTTTTATTATATCATTAAGCTCACTATGAAGTATTAAGTAACAATAGCCAAGCTTATCGCCACGCCCAACTCTTCCTCTAAGCTGATGAAGCTGCGATAATCCAAAACGCTCTGCACCTTCTATTAATATTGTCGTGGCGTTGGGGTTGTCTATACCCACTTCGATTACCGTTGTTGAAAATAGCACCTTTATCTCACCGTTTGAAAACCTATTCATAATATATTCTTTCTCTTCATCTTTCATCTTGCCATGTATTATTTCTATATTAATATTTTCAAAATAGGTTTGCTTAGCCCTCTCAAACTCGCTCGATAAAGTAATTATGCTGCTGTCATCATTCTCTATAAAAGGAAAAACCACATACCCCTGCTCGCCTTTTGCTATTCTGCTTTTTAAAAACTTATAACAATGATCCCTCTCATATAACTCTTTATATTTGGTAAGTACTCCCTTTCTTCCTTTTGGCATACTCTTAATAATAGATAAATYCAACTCACCAAACAAGGTTAAAGCCAAAGACTGAGGTATTGGTGTTGCAGTCATTAATAGATAATCAACATTATTTCCTTTTGACAATAATTTATTTCTCTGATTAACTCCAAATCTCTGCTGTTCATCTACTATAGCATAAGAAAGATTTTTAAATATAACCTCATCATATAATATAGAGTGAGTTCCTACTAATATATGAGTTTTACCTTCTCTAAGTCTTTTTAATGTATATGCTCTTTCATTTTGACTGATAGAAGAAGTAAGTATATCAATTTTAATAACATCTTCTAAGTTAGCATTTTTTATTATTTTTTTAAAAGTATAATAATGCTGCAGTGCTAATATCTCTGTGGGGGCTAAGAAAGCTGTTTGAAAATTAGATTCTGTTGGTATTAATGCTGTTAGAAATGCAACAATAGTTTTTCCTGCCCCAACATCTCCCTGAAGAAGCCTAAATAATTGCCTATTAGAAAACATATCTTTTTTTATCTCTTCTATAGCGTTATTTTGGTCGTCTGTGAGGCTAAATCCTAAACTTAGTTTTACTCTCTCTAACAAATTACTGCTATTATACCTTTTTTCTTTTATAAGTATATTTGGTCTTCTCTCGCTTAAATGTATATACTGAAAAGTTAAAAACTCTTCAAACACTAAACTCTCTCTCGCCTCATCTAATGCCTCAAAAGATGTAGGAAAATGCATCTCCATTATAGAGCTTACAAAACTTTTTAATCTGTACTTTTTTTTGATAACCTTTGGTATATCATATTGCATATTCTTTTCAAATTTTTCTAATTCGCTAACAATTAAAGTTCTTAATTTTTTTTGAGAAAGCCCTTCTGTAAGCGGATATATAGGCACTATTTTTCCGTAAGATAAAGAATTGGAAGAAGGCTTTTCAAACTCCACAAACCTGCATTGCACCTTTCCTCTCATATTGCGAATAAACTTTCCTGTGAGAAATAATTTAGCTCCCTTAGTTGCACCAGCAGGAATGCGTCCTCCATATATAGGAACTTCGCATAATGTGATGCCGTCTGTTACTATAATTAAAGGCTTCTTTCTAAACTGAAAAGTAAAACTCCCCACATCTATAACTTCAACATACACCACGCAGTTTTTATCTGAACTTTTTAATGCTTCATTTATCTTTAATGTATTTCTTCTATCTTCATAAGTCCTTGGAAAAAATGTTATTAAATCATAAAGTGTGAATATATTTTTTTTAGCAAGTGTTTCTGCGTATTTTGGTCCTACGCCTTTTACATATTTTATATCTGTAGTAAAAATCTCTTTATTGTAGTCTTTCATATAACAACCATTTTATACTAATATATATTATTTCAGCATAAAATTCTATAATAAAATTTATATAAGAAAATTCATTGACTTTTTAGCAAAAAAATATATAATCGCTAGAATAAAAATAATATTAAATACTTCGCTTCATGAAAATATGAAGCCTTGTCCAAGGAGTTTACAAAAATGAGAGAATATGAAATTCTTTTCGTTACAGAGATAAATGACTCTGTACATCAAAAAGCAAAAGAACATGTCAAATCAATTCTTCAAAACTACAACTGTGAAATATTTAATGAATCAGATTATGGCATTCACAGACTAAGCTACCCTATTCGTAAAGTAAATGAGGGTAAATTCTATTTCTATCATTTCAAATGTGATGGTAAAAGCTTACAAACAATTGAAAAAGAATTAAGATATGAGCTTAGTATATTAAGATTTATAATAGTTCGTTTAGATGAAATTATGCAAAAAAAAGAAACTAAAAAAGAAGAAGCTAATAGTCAAGAAGCATAATTAATCATTAATCTAAGAGGCTTAAATTATTATGTCAGATGTAAATAACGTAACTTTAATAGGCAGACTTACTGCTGATCCAATGCTTAAATATTTGCCAAGCGGTAGTGCTGTGGTAGAGTTTTCTATAGCAAATAATTATTATGTAAGCACTAAAAATGCTAATGAGGTTAACTATTTTGACGTAGTTGCTTTTGGTAAGACAGCAGAAACTATAAGCAAATATTTAACTAAAGGTAAACAAATAGCTATTAATGGATCTTTAAGACAGGATAGATGGCAAGATAAAGATACAAATACTACAAAATCAAGAATTAGAATCATAGTTAATAGTATGCAAATGCTAGGTGCTAATAGTCAATCAATGGATACTACTTACACTCCTTCTCCTTCTGTTGGAGTCGGCGGTATGTCTGATGGTATTGATATAGGTAGTTTTTCTGACGATGATGATGTACCATTTTAATTAAATATTTGAGGAGATAAAATAATGGAATTAGAAAACACAGAAAATATAGAAAATACTTCTACTAATGAAGAAGAAAATAAAGCTAAAGCTGATAAAAAACAACATTTTAATAAAGAAGCTAATGAAAAAGATGTAGCTAGCAGAAAAAAATTCTTTAAGAAAAAAATATGTTATTTCTGCAAAAACAATATTGATGTATTAGATTATAAAGATATAAAATTATTAAAGAAATACGTTAAAGAAAGCGGAAAAATTATACCTAAACGCTTAAACGGAACTTGCTCTAAACATCAAAGATTAGTTACTAAAGCTATAAAGAGAGCTAGAAATATTGCTCTTCTTCCTTATGAAACTAAATATTAATAATTAGTTTTATAAATTTGATAAACTAGTTGATAATAATAACAGTCATTATATTTTATATATGATGGCTGTTTTTTTATTATAAATAAAATTAGTAAATTAATAAATTAGGATACATAAATGAAAAATATTTTTATTATATCGTTTACTGCACTATTACTGTTATTATCTTGCAATAAAAACTCTAACAAAAACATAGAATTAATAAATTGGGAAACTAATTATAATAGAGCATTAGAAAAAGCTGCAAAAGAAAATAAAGCTATAATGATAGATTTTTATACTGATTGGTGCACAATTTGTAAGATAATGGAGACAAATGTTTATTTAGATAAAAATGTTGCCTCTAATATTAACTATAACTTTGTGCCTTTAAAAATTAATGCTGAATATAATGATGAAAATATAAAATTTCTCACAAATAAATATAATATTAGTGCCTTTCCTACTACAGTACTCATAAATACAAATGGTTTTATTATAAAAAAGATATTAGGCTATATTGATACAAATGATTTACTTGAAGAGATAACAAATATAGAAATAAAAAGAGAAAATATTAATAGAGAGTTTGCAAATAATAATCCTAGTATAGAGAAATTAAAAATATATATAGACTCAGAGTATTATAAAGAAGCAGCAGAGATGTATGATGTACTTATAAAAGAAAACAAAATAGAAAAAAAGAAGACATACCAACATATTTAGTAGATATAGGAACATTATTATTTTATAATGAACAGTTTGACGAAGGCATTAATTATTTCAATGAAGTATTAAACAATTATAGTAATTCTCAAAAAGTATATGAAGCCATATATTTTAGCGGCATTTATAAAATAATTAATGGAGATAGAGAAGAAGGAATAAACTACCTAAAGAGCTTTACCAACAGTATAACAAATAATGAGTTAAAAAATCAATATATAGAAGCTATTGAATATTATGGAGAAGAATAAAGAAGTAAGGTTATAGTATAAAATTTTATATTTTTAAAATTTTAATGTTTTCAGGGCTTTGCCCTTTCGAAGCGTGCCCGTAGGGTAGCATTCCAGTTCTTTTGCCGATAGGCACCTACTCGGTATTGGTATAAAAGAAGCAAAAGAACTGCATTTATTAGCTTAAAACACAAGTATTATTTCATACTTAATACATATTCCTAAGATATTAGCTATAGTATATGCGTTTTCGCGAAGCGTGCCCGAATGGCAAAAACTTTTTGACGAAGTCCGCACAGCGAGAGCACAAAAAAGTTGATAATACTTTTAGGCAAATATAAAAATTGATAAAGTATAGTTACTTAAATACAAATTTAATTATTTACTTTATTAAATTTGTATTATTATAATTTATAGTAGTGAATGAATGAAGTCTTCCATCATTTCCGCTATAAACATTCAAATTAAGAGGGTCTATTTCCCATACTCTATCAACTACAAAGTTATAGTAATAAGGGCCTTGTTCTGCTCTTAAAGTTATAGTCCATAAATTGTTAGAATAAGTCATAGGATATCTTAAGCTGTCAAAACCTAATTTATCTGATGTAAACATCACCTCTAATGCAGTATCATTGCTGTAGAAAAATGTTACTGTGCCGTCTGCATTATATATAGGATTTCGTTCATAAAAACCAATATCTTCAGCTAATACAAAATAACTAACCTCTTGATTGTTGTTGTCATATTCTACGTTTGGATTTATAGGGTCATTAATCCACACACCATTAACTCTATATCTATATGAATATTCTCCAGCCTTTAGAGGAGTTTGCCACAAATAATAAAATATACCATAAGAGTTTTTTATAAGAGGTATGCTATCTTCCCAATTATTAAAATCTCCAGAAACTTCCACAGAATCATAATTTTCTGCAAAAGTAAATAATATACCGTCATCTACAACTCTAGGAGGTGTCACTTCTTGTATATTATAATATTTTAGTATCTCAGCATTTTGCATTCTAGCTTGATACTGTTCAATAGTCTCTTGAGTTCTATCGCCGCAAGATACAGCAGATATAAAAACTATAAATATAAAAATATAAAAACAAATCTTTTTCATCATCAACCCGTAATATTTAATTTTGATGTAACAGCTTTATCATCTTTTTTTGTAAAGTTTTTATCATAACTTTTATTATTATTAGAAGTAGAATTATTTTGAGTAGTCTGATTATTCTCTTCTTTTGATGTATTACTTATAGTATTGTTAGAAGATGACATTTTTTGCTCAACACTCTCCCAAGCACCTTTTAACTCTTGAAGATATTTTATAACTTCTAATATAGGCGGCTTAGTTTTAGATATATTTGCTTCTGTTAATCTTTGATTCATATAAGTATATATAGAAGCAAGTCTTTCAGCTATTTCTTTAGCATCATAGTTTAGAGAAGAGAGAAGTTCATATATAATCTCTTGAGCTTTCATTATATTATTATGAGCCTCTTCTGTGCCATGTTTTTTGTCCATAGCATTACAAGCATTCTCAAGAAACTTAATAGCACCGTCATAGAGCATAATAATCAGTCTATTTTGAGATGCTGTACTTACATCGATTTTTTTATATTTTTCGTAACCTTTATTAGTAGACAATTAAATCCCCCCATAAATTAATATTTATTATAAAATTATTATCGGAAAATAGAAAAAAGCATAAAATATTTTTTACTATTTTTTATAAAAGATGCATACATATACTATATTATACCGAAACAAGCATAATTTGTCAAAAATGAGATTTAATTTTTATGATATTTTTACATAAGTTGTTTTTTATATTAAATTAATAAAACTATTAAAAATAATTTAATAGCTAAAAGATTGTAATTTATATATTGTTAAACCCATGTCCCCTGAAACTCTAAAAGAATATTTATCTGGATAATACCTAGTAGTAAATACCATCTCTCCGTTATTTATAAATATCTCTATAGCTGAAGTATCTATTAATATTCTTATATTTTCTAACTTTTCTAAATAGGCACTTCTTTTGCCTCTGCCGCCTCCGATTTGTTTTCCTGTATCGCCTACAAACTCTAATATAAATTTATTTTCTTTATATTTAATAGAAACACCTTCAGAAATTAATAGTTCAAAATTATTAGAACATTTTATACTGTCAATTAAAACTTCATAAGAGTTAACATCATAAATTAAATTATCAGATAATGAAGAATAAGAACATTTATTTTCAAATATTTTTTTCTCTCTCAATTTTTCTAAACTTCTATGAGGTTTTTGATATAGTTTGCCATTTTTGAAACTTAATTCTCTTGCAACAGTTAAGCAATGCTGCCAGCCATAATGAACTGTTAAGTTTTTATGAGTCTCTTCAGTGTCAGGAACACCCATCCATCCTATAATAACTCTATTTCCATTTTCATCTAAAAAAGTCTGCGGAGCATAAAAGTCAAACCCTCTATCTAATACAGTAAAGCTTGTTGCTTCAACATACTCTTTATTTTTGTAATCATCATTAATTAAAAAATATCCAGAGAGATAGATATTTTCGTAAACACTATCGATTTGATTTACACCCTGCGGACAAGTAATTAAAATATTTTGCCCATCTAAATTAAACAAATCAGGACACTCCCACATATAACCAAATCTCTCTTTAGTGCTAATAGTGCTTATATGTTTCCAATTTCTTTTATCTTTTGAAGAAAATACTAACACCTCTCCAATATCATTATCCCTATCAGCTCCATATTTTCTTGCCCCTTGAACCATATAATAAGAATCCCCCTCTCTCCACACTTTAGGGTCTCTTATATGATTGGTAATACCTTTAGGATAATCTTTCATCTCCATTAAGCATTCTTTTTCAGAGAAATTAATACCATCATTTGAAACAATAAGCATAGTATTAGCCTCTCTTCCGCTTTCAATATAATCATGCTTCCCTAAAAGTTTTACATTGCCTGTATAATATATATATATCTTATCATCTTCTATAAAAGCAGAGCCAGAATATACTCCATGACAATCATATTTTTGGTCTGGATATAATGAAACTCCAATATATTTATAATTGATTAAGTCTTTAGTTGTATAATGACCCCAAAACTTTAATCCGCCATTAGCACTAAAAGGGGAATATTGAAAAAATATATGATACTCCCCCTTAAAGTAGGATAAAGCATTAGGGTCATTAAGCCAACCTACAGGAGGCATTAAATGAAAATTTAATCTCCATTTTTTATTTTCTTTATTAATATATTCTATTTCTTTTTGTTTTATTGCCTCTTCAAATACTTTAGCAACCAAGTTCATTTAATTATCCTTAATATATTTACGCCTATTATATATTTTTACTCTTCATCTTCTTGCATATACTCATCAGGCACACCAAAGAACCAAGTAATAGTGAAAGATAAAATAACAGTAATTAAAGCAACAGCAATATAACCTATTAATTGTTTACTATCATAAATATAAAGCAATACCCCCGGTATACCAGTAACACCATTAGCAGTAGCCTGTAAGTTTAATAATCTAGCAATTAAACCTGTTATACCAGCAGCAATAGCACCGCAAACCATAGGCTTTATTCCATATCTTATATTGATACCAAATATAGCAGGCTCTGTTATACCAAGCCAAGCTGATAATGTAGCTCCATAACCCATAGCTTTTACAGTTTTTCTTCTAGTTTTTAATGTAACAGCCAAACAAGCAGCACCAGCAGCTAAATTAGCAACAGATAAAAGAGGATTGATTGGGTTTAGAGTGGTAGCAGCAAGAAAAGATATCTCTATTAAATTCATTATATGATGAACACCAGTAACAACTATAAATATTATTCCAAAACCTATTATAAATCCGCCAATTCCAAAAGGTAATGATAAAGAGAAATTAATAGCTACTAATATCCACTGTTCAACTATATGGAAAATTGGTCCAATTACAGCTAAAGATAATATAAGCATTATAAGCAAAGTTAAAAAAGGAGTAGCTAGTATATCTATTATATTAGGTATAATTTTTCTTAAATTTAATTCCACTTTAGAGCCTATAATACCAGCGATTAGAGCAGGAAGTATGCTTCCTTGATAACCCACTATAGGTATAAAATTAAAAAGCATAATAGGTTTCACACCGCTGTCAGGGTTAGCAACCAAATATGCATTAGGCAAAGCAGGAGAAACAAGCATTAATCCAAGTAATATACCCAATATAGGAGAGCCGCCAAATACTCTGAATGTTGACCAACATACCAAAGCAGGCAAAAATGCAAATGTTGTTTCTGTAAGAACACTCATAAATGTCATAACAGAAACGGGTATGTCTGCAACTTGTAAATTAAACATTCCTAAAAAACTGTCATTAATTAAAGCACCTTTAAGACCCAAAAATAAACCTGTTGCAATCATAGCAGGCATTATAGGTACAAACACATCAGCAAATATACGAATAAACTTTCTAAAGCTGTTTTTTTCTGTAGATTTCTTTGTTTCTTCTGTATTTTGTTTTGCTGCTCCCTCAACTCCTAAATTAACAACCTCAGCATAAACCTTATTTACAACACCAGTACCCAATATTATCTGATACTGCCCAGAATTAAAAAACACTCCCTTAACCCCATCTATCTTTTGTATATCTGAGTCTTTGATAGTCTCTCTGTTTTTTACTACTAATCTTAATCTAGTAGCACAGAAAGTAGCAGAGATAATATTATCTTTGTCTACTACTTTAATAATTTCTTCAGCGGTTTTTTTGTAATTGATAGCCATAATAAAATCCTATTAATATTTGTGTAATCGGTTACATATTATTGTATCATCTTTTACTATTCTGTCAACCACAATTATAGAAATTTTATAAAAAATAAATCAATATATTTGATTTTTAATATAAAAGATATATACTCTCATAAAAACAACATATAAGAAGAGTATCATTTAATGAAAACAGAAAATAAAAAAATAACAATGAAAGAAATAGCAGAACTTGCAGGAGTAACAAAGACTACAATATCAAGATATTATAACGGCGGATATGTAAAAAAAGAAACTAAAGAGAAAATAGCTAAAATAATAAAAAAATATAATTATGAACCTAATACTTTTGCAAGATTAAAAGCAAGAAGAAGCTACATGATAGGAATTATAGTACCAGCTTTAGATTCAATAATTACATCTAGGGTACTAACTGGCTTAGAAAAAACTTTTAGAGAAAAAAATTATATGCCAATAATTATGAACACAAATCATGAAAACGAATTAGAACTTAAATATATAGAAAAACTAAAAAGATTAAATGTTGATGGAATAGTATTAAGTGCCACATATATTACAGATGAACATAAGAAAATATTAAAAAAATTAGATATACCTGTTGTAATTTATGGGCAAGAATATGCTGATGGTATAAGCATAATTAATGATGATTATAATGCGGGTATTGAGATAGGAGAATATATTGCTAAGAGAAATCATAAAAATATAGGATTTATTAGTGTTGATAAAAAAGATGTTGCTATTGGAGTTAATAGAAAAAATGGCGTTATATGCGGTCTAAAAAAATATGGAATAAAAAATATAAATATTGAATTAGCAGATTTTTCTTATGATAGTGCCAAAATTGCAGCTAAAAATTTATTAAAAAACAAAAAATTGGATGCTATAATATGTTCTACAGATAGGCAAGCACATAGTGTTTATATGGTGGCAAAAGAAGTAGGGCTTAAAATTCCAGATGATATATCTGTAATATCTTTCGGAGGATATGAGATTGATGAAATAATAGAGCCTGAACTCTCTACAATAAAATTTGATTCATTAAATGCTGGTGTATCTGCCGCTAATACTCTAATAAATTTAATTAATAATATAGAAGTAGAAAAAGTATTTTATGTTGATTACAAGTTTATAGAAGGCAAAAGTGTGAAATAAGGCTTTATGTATACTCAAAATTTATAAAAAATTAGTTAGTTTTTTATGACTTAACTAAATGTCTATAGTATTTTTATAAAAACCAAAAAAGTTATTTTCAGCTAAAAATAATTGTATTATTTTTGATCTTTTTTTTTAATAATTTTTATAATAATAACACATACTAATATCGCTATTATAAAAGGCAAAGCAAAAATAAAAGAAATATTAGGCGAAGCAGAAGCCCCATCAAATTTAATGGCATAAAACATATAACCATAATTAAAAGCCACAACAGTAACCATCATATAAGAAAATATATATGCTATAATTCTAATAGTTTTTATAATTCTTTCTTTGTTATTCATTTATCAATCTCTTTTAATATCTTATTAATAAGAAAAAGTTTAAATATAAAAAATCCCAACAGAAAAATCTATTGGGATAAAAATATATAATATATACCCGGCAACGTTCTACTCTCCCGTAAAGCTACCCTTACAGTACCATCGACGATGAAAGGCTTAACTGCCGTGTTCGGAATGGGAACGGGTGTATCACTTTCTCTATGGTCACCGAAATAATATTAGCAAATTAAAGAACAACTTATTGATGATATTGCCAGATATATAGGAGCGTAGATTGTCTCATTCTTGTTATATGTTTTCTTTTTGTTTGTTAAGAAGAAAACGATAATATGGTCAAGCCATTGGTCTGATTAGTGCTGCTCAGCTGAACAGGTATTTCTTCCCTGCTTACACTTGCAGTCTATCAACGTCGTAGTCTCCAACGAAACTCATAGGGAAAATTAATCTTGAAGGAGGCTTCCCACTTAGATGCTTTCAGCGGTTATCCCGTCCGCACATAGCTACTCTGCGATGCTCTTGGCAGAACAACAGATACACCAGAGGTGCGTTCATTTCGGTCCTCTCGTACTAAAAATGACTCTTCTCAATTTTCCAACGCCCGCAACGGATAGGGACCAAACTGTCTCACGACGTTCTGAACCCAGCTCGCGTACCGCTTTAATTGGCGAACAGCCAAACCCTTGGGACCTGCTCCAGCCCCAGGATGCGATGAGCCGACATCGAGGTGCCAAACCTCCCCGTCGATATGAACTCTTGGGGGAGATAAGCCTGTTATCCCCGGAGTACCTTTTGTCCGTTTAGCGATGGCCCTTCCACTCGGGACCACCGGATCACTAAGACCTGCTTTCGCACCTGCTCGAGATGTCTCTCTCGCAGTTAAGCCACCTTATGCCTTTATACTCTACTACCGATTTCTATTCGGTTTGAGGTGACCTTTGCACGCCTCCGTTACTCTTTAGGAGGCGACCGCCCCAGTCAAACTACCCGCCTGACAATGTCCGACTGCCGGATAACGGCTAATCGTTAGAATCCCATTTTGCGAAGGATGGTATTTCAACGATGGCTCCATGAAAGCTGGCGCTCCCACTTCAAAGCCTCCCATCTATTCTACACATCACAAAACAAAACTCAATGTCAAGTTATAGTAAAGGTTCACGGGGTCTTTCCGTCCTGTTGCGGGTAATCAGCATCTTCACTGATAATTCAATTTCACCGAGTTCTTCCCCGAGACAGTGCCCGGATCGTTACACCATTCGTGCAGGTCGGAACTTACCCGACAAGGAATTTCGCTACCTTAGGACCGTCATAGTTACGGCCGCCGTTTACTGGGGCTTCAATTCGAAGCTTCGCTTGCGCTAACCTCTCCTTTTAACCTTCCAGCACTGGGCAGGTGTCAATCCCTATACATCCATTTACATGTTTGCAGAGATCTGTGTTTTTGTTAAACAGTCGGCCAGGCCTTTTCACTGCGACTCTCCTCCCAATATTGCTACTGAGATTCAAGCGTCTCTTTTTCCGAAGTTACAAGACTAATTTGCAGAGTTCCTTAGGGAAGATTATCTCGAGCGCCTTAGAATACTCATCTCACCCACCTGTGTCGGTTTACGGTACGATTATAATATGCCTAACCTTAGAAATTATTTCTAGACAGCCTAATTCACGCAACTTCCTGAACCCGAAAGCCCAGTCACTATCCACCTCAACCTTAAAGCAGCAAGCATTTTACTCACCACAAGTCTCGGCTATTCGACGAGGATAACCATCACCTCGCGTACGCAAACAATCTGTGTCATTCCATCGAAACATACTATAGTACAGGAATATTTACCTGTTTCCCATCGACTACGCTTTTCAGCCTCATCTTAGGGGTCGACTAACCCTAGGCAGATTAGCTTTACCTAGGAAACCTTGGGTTTGCGGCGAACGGGTTTCTCACCCGTTTTCTCGTTACTCATGCCTGCATCCTCACTTCTTATACCTCCAGCATACCTTACGATACACCTTCGACGGCTTAAAGAACGCTCTCCTACCAATCATAGATTAACTCTATAATTCCCTAGCTTCGGTACTATGTTTGAGCCCCGTTACATTTTCGGCGCAAAAACACTCGACCAGTGAGCTGTTACGCACTCTTTAAAGGAATGGCTGCTTCTAAGCCAACCTCCTGGCTGTTTAAGTATTCTCACATCCTTTCCCACTTAACATAGATTTTGGGACCTTAGCTGAGGATCTGGGCTGTTTCCCTTTTGACAATGACGCTTATCCGCCGCTGTCTAACTGCCATGCTCTTAACTTACGGTATTCGGAGTTTAGTTGGGTTTGGTACCCGGTTAAGGGCCCTAGTCCATTTAGTGCTCTACCCCCGCAAGTAAACACATAACGCTGCCCCTAAAGACATTTCGGAGAGAACCAGCTATCTCCAAGTTTGATTAGCCTTTCACTCCTACCCACAAGTCATCCAAAGCCTTTTCACGGCCACTGGTTCGCACCTCCACTCAATGTTACTCGAGTTTCGCACTGCTCATAGGTAGATCACTTGGCTTCGGGTCGTATAGCATGCAACTAATTTCGCCCTATTAAGGCTCGCTTTCACTACGACTACAAGGCTATTACCTCTTAATCTCGCTACATACTATAAGTCGCAGGCTCATTCTACAAAAGGCACGCCATCAGGC
The genomic region above belongs to Brachyspira sp. SAP_772 and contains:
- the recG gene encoding ATP-dependent DNA helicase RecG — protein: MKDYNKEIFTTDIKYVKGVGPKYAETLAKKNIFTLYDLITFFPRTYEDRRNTLKINEALKSSDKNCVVYVEVIDVGSFTFQFRKKPLIIVTDGITLCEVPIYGGRIPAGATKGAKLFLTGKFIRNMRGKVQCRFVEFEKPSSNSLSYGKIVPIYPLTEGLSQKKLRTLIVSELEKFEKNMQYDIPKVIKKKYRLKSFVSSIMEMHFPTSFEALDEARESLVFEEFLTFQYIHLSERRPNILIKEKRYNSSNLLERVKLSLGFSLTDDQNNAIEEIKKDMFSNRQLFRLLQGDVGAGKTIVAFLTALIPTESNFQTAFLAPTEILALQHYYTFKKIIKNANLEDVIKIDILTSSISQNERAYTLKRLREGKTHILVGTHSILYDEVIFKNLSYAIVDEQQRFGVNQRNKLLSKGNNVDYLLMTATPIPQSLALTLFGELBLSIIKSMPKGRKGVLTKYKELYERDHCYKFLKSRIAKGEQGYVVFPFIENDDSSIITLSSEFERAKQTYFENINIEIIHGKMKDEEKEYIMNRFSNGEIKVLFSTTVIEVGIDNPNATTILIEGAERFGLSQLHQLRGRVGRGDKLGYCYLILHSELNDIIKERINVICETTDGFKIAEKDLELRGAGEFLGDKQSGIADFKIGNIVKDAEIMRKAKDEMRELLKLDREEFFRENEDFVIKANYLKKEMNI
- the rpsF gene encoding 30S ribosomal protein S6 — encoded protein: MREYEILFVTEINDSVHQKAKEHVKSILQNYNCEIFNESDYGIHRLSYPIRKVNEGKFYFYHFKCDGKSLQTIEKELRYELSILRFIIVRLDEIMQKKETKKEEANSQEA
- a CDS encoding single-stranded DNA-binding protein, whose product is MSDVNNVTLIGRLTADPMLKYLPSGSAVVEFSIANNYYVSTKNANEVNYFDVVAFGKTAETISKYLTKGKQIAINGSLRQDRWQDKDTNTTKSRIRIIVNSMQMLGANSQSMDTTYTPSPSVGVGGMSDGIDIGSFSDDDDVPF
- the rpsR gene encoding 30S ribosomal protein S18, which translates into the protein MELENTENIENTSTNEEENKAKADKKQHFNKEANEKDVASRKKFFKKKICYFCKNNIDVLDYKDIKLLKKYVKESGKIIPKRLNGTCSKHQRLVTKAIKRARNIALLPYETKY
- a CDS encoding thioredoxin family protein gives rise to the protein MKNIFIISFTALLLLLSCNKNSNKNIELINWETNYNRALEKAAKENKAIMIDFYTDWCTICKIMETNVYLDKNVASNINYNFVPLKINAEYNDENIKFLTNKYNISAFPTTVLINTNGFIIKKILGYIDTNDLLEEITNIEIKRENINREFANNNPSIEKLKIYIDSEYYKEAAEMYDVLIKENKIEKKKTYQHI
- a CDS encoding protein kinase — translated: MKKICFYIFIFIVFISAVSCGDRTQETIEQYQARMQNAEILKYYNIQEVTPPRVVDDGILFTFAENYDSVEVSGDFNNWEDSIPLIKNSYGIFYYLWQTPLKAGEYSYRYRVNGVWINDPINPNVEYDNNNQEVSYFVLAEDIGFYERNPIYNADGTVTFFYSNDTALEVMFTSDKLGFDSLRYPMTYSNNLWTITLRAEQGPYYYNFVVDRVWEIDPLNLNVYSGNDGRLHSFTTINYNNTNLIK
- the fliS gene encoding flagellar export chaperone FliS; amino-acid sequence: MSTNKGYEKYKKIDVSTASQNRLIIMLYDGAIKFLENACNAMDKKHGTEEAHNNIMKAQEIIYELLSSLNYDAKEIAERLASIYTYMNQRLTEANISKTKPPILEVIKYLQELKGAWESVEQKMSSSNNTISNTSKEENNQTTQNNSTSNNNKSYDKNFTKKDDKAVTSKLNITG
- a CDS encoding sucrose-6-phosphate hydrolase, with protein sequence MNLVAKVFEEAIKQKEIEYINKENKKWRLNFHLMPPVGWLNDPNALSYFKGEYHIFFQYSPFSANGGLKFWGHYTTKDLINYKYIGVSLYPDQKYDCHGVYSGSAFIEDDKIYIYYTGNVKLLGKHDYIESGREANTMLIVSNDGINFSEKECLMEMKDYPKGITNHIRDPKVWREGDSYYMVQGARKYGADRDNDIGEVLVFSSKDKRNWKHISTISTKERFGYMWECPDLFNLDGQNILITCPQGVNQIDSVYENIYLSGYFLINDDYKNKEYVEATSFTVLDRGFDFYAPQTFLDENGNRVIIGWMGVPDTEETHKNLTVHYGWQHCLTVARELSFKNGKLYQKPHRSLEKLREKKIFENKCSYSSLSDNLIYDVNSYEVLIDSIKCSNNFELLISEGVSIKYKENKFILEFVGDTGKQIGGGRGKRSAYLEKLENIRILIDTSAIEIFINNGEMVFTTRYYPDKYSFRVSGDMGLTIYKLQSFSY